In Desulfomonile tiedjei DSM 6799, a genomic segment contains:
- a CDS encoding integration host factor subunit alpha, whose amino-acid sequence MTLTKADIAKKIADDCGFMKGEATEIVEKLLDIIKQKLIEGEDVMISGFGKWTVKSKHSRRGRNPQTGEELILDARRVVTWKYSPVLKKAVNSFVSK is encoded by the coding sequence ATGACACTGACAAAGGCTGACATTGCGAAGAAAATCGCAGACGATTGCGGATTTATGAAAGGTGAAGCCACCGAGATCGTTGAAAAATTGCTGGATATAATCAAGCAGAAACTTATCGAAGGCGAAGACGTAATGATATCGGGTTTCGGAAAATGGACTGTTAAATCCAAACATTCGCGTCGTGGAAGAAATCCGCAGACCGGTGAAGAATTGATCCTCGATGCACGCAGAGTAGTGACGTGGAAATACTCACCCGTCCTGAAAAAAGCTGTGAATTCTTTTGTCTCCAAGTAG